aaaataacaataataaatagcCTTCTAATTATACATTGTTAAATTtagtatttattattttaaaacatttgaaataaaaagtcTTGTATTAGTTTAAACAAACTAGTGTCATCCAGTTTAAAATTGCGTAAttacaaattattatatctaCAACTTATGTACCATGAAAGATCGCTTTTGTAaaagtattaataaatagctacacattatatttaaaaatcacTGGATGATTTCTTAAGCttaatattccaaatagTCAActatattcaaatattcaaatactcaaatatttttatataaaaaaaaaaaaaagaaagaatacatttcatttttgaattagttTGTTCTTTACCCGCTTTTCTTATAATAGGGTTCAACTCAGATTTACCCTGGAATATTCTTACACAGCTGTTTGCCGTTCTTAAGGGAAAAAGATAGcgttttaaaaaaaaaaaaaaaataaacaaatataagctttaaaaaaaaatagatagactagaaaaaaaaaaaataaattgctAAACTTTTGAACTTACAAGAATCGAATCGTTTACGTCGTATTTCAATCAATCATGAATAGACGTTTACCGAGCAATTTAAACTCACTACTTCTTAGGTGTTCAAACGCTTCTCCTAACATACCTTCGATAtctctaatttttcatcatcaatatcatttaccttcatttaaatataatcaaaACAGTGGCTTccctaataataataatataatatccAATACTCAACTATGTACTATAATTTCAACTCGTTCACTTACCTATTTACATGCAGGTAAGAGAATCAATGGGTTGAAAAGAGATCCTTCaagttttttaattaatccACATAATTTGGTTTATACAGACCTAAATGATgacaattattataataaaataaaagaatccTTAAATTTAGAAGCTTATAATATTGGGTTAACAAACGACCTACTATTACAAATATTCACTCATAAATCATTTGCACATGGCCAAAAAGCctataatgaaaaatttcaactATTAGGTAcacattttttaaaatattatacttCGGTATATACAGTTACACAAGTTTCAAATGACCAGgatcaaaatcaattaaaattcaataGATTAGGAAGTCTAagatcaaaattattaattgataaaacagttttatctaaatttattgaattaagaaaattaaatgaatttattttttggaaaCTAAGAAATccattaaaagatttaagtTATAATGGTTCTGACAAAGTTTATTCTTCCGTTATAACAGCTTTGGTTGGTGGTATTTTATTGACAAAGGGTGATAAGAAAGcaatagaatttattaatggcgaatttttaaatgataattctaatgaatCAACTTTAATCTCTATtgttaatgataaaaattataagaaATAATGTTCGTTTGATTAATGCCTggtttaaaaagaaaaaataataaattaaaaaaaaaaaaaaaaaataaaaataataaggtCAAAATAGAAGCTATCAGTTTTGCAAGCATAATTTACCCCAAGTTGCACAATTCAAAGTGCTTgtttttttggaatttgTTTCCCCAATATTCATTCCCCTCATCGCCTTCTCTTACtattctgttttttttttttaatattcataattaattttgattgtATATTATACATACTTATACATATTtgtatataattattaatccaTGTAAATAGGAACTTGAAAATGTCATACTTTATTCAAAACTCTCTTGTAGAGTTGCGTCTGTTAACACGCATTTTTAGGATAAAAGtccaatattaatatacactatatataaatataaatatatataataaaaatacatgCGATTTTACTCCAAGTAGTAATGgattatttaaacaatttgGTGGTTACGATCATCAAGTCTAGAACTCAAGTATTCAATTTCCTCTTTTAAACTTGCTTCTTCCACAGATTTAACAAGTTCTTTAGTACATTTAGCAACATCAAATGCTAAACCTGCTAATCTTTGTTTAAATTGTTTGTCAGCATAGTCTTTATCACCTTGTTCATTAGTTAAAATGCCATCTATATTTAGTTGGCATAATGTAGTCATACGAGTACTACAATCTCTCAAACTTTGAACCACCCAGCTACCATGTTCCTTCAAATTAGCATTTCTACTTTGGTTCATAGATGTACTTGTTGCATCCGACATTTGACAAATAACTTGATTAATGGCATTTGCTTCCACTCTTAAGTTGCCCTTAGTTGAGTTTGGTTGCTTAATAGatgttaataatgattGAATAGTGGAGATGACTTGAACTGTTTGATGTTCTAGATACAATAGTAAATCAGCTAATGTATTATCTGggtttttaatatcaaatgAATCAATGTCAAATTCATTGGAATTAGAATCAACTTCatccatatttttttcatcatcatcatcatcatcatcatcaccatcTGAACTATTTTCTTCACTTTCAGATTCTTCACTTTCAGATTCGCTCTCttcagaattattattattttcttttaccACTTTATCACTATCGTTATTCATTATTCccatattttcatttatattgttttttgGAATGAATTCAAAACT
The window above is part of the Henningerozyma blattae CBS 6284 chromosome 2, complete genome genome. Proteins encoded here:
- the MRPL15 gene encoding mitochondrial 54S ribosomal protein mL57 (similar to Saccharomyces cerevisiae MRPL15 (YLR312W-A); ancestral locus Anc_4.40); amino-acid sequence: MNRRLPSNLNSLLLRCSNASPNIPSISLIFHHQYHLPSFKYNQNSGFPNNNNIISNTQLCTIISTRSLTYLHAGKRINGLKRDPSSFLINPHNLVYTDLNDDNYYNKIKESLNLEAYNIGLTNDLLLQIFTHKSFAHGQKAYNEKFQLLGTHFLKYYTSVYTVTQVSNDQDQNQLKFNRLGSLRSKLLIDKTVLSKFIELRKLNEFIFWKLRNPLKDLSYNGSDKVYSSVITALVGGILLTKGDKKAIEFINGEFLNDNSNESTLISIVNDKNYKK